The following nucleotide sequence is from Pandoraea thiooxydans.
GCCAATGCAAGCGGTGCGCCGCTGCCGACGCCGCGCGTTCAGCGAACCCATTTGTCGTTGTTCGTTCGCGATCCGGATCTGTCCGGGCGGTGGTATGCGGAAGTGCTTGGCATGACCGAGACCGCACGCGACGAGCAATGGGTTTTCATGTCGTTCGGCAAGAAGCATCACGACATCGCACTCATTCGCGCGGTGTCCGACGCGGAACTCGGCACCGTTGGCCTGCAGCACTACGGCCTGGAAATCGATGGTGACCTGACCGAACTGCGGCGCCTCTACGGCATGTTGATCCGGCGCGGCGTGTCCATCGTGAAGATCACCGATCACAAGGTCGGTGTTGGCGTGTATTTCACCGACCCGGACGGCAATCGCCTCGAATTCTTTTGTGAAACCGTCAAAGACGACGAGGAAGGAAAGCGCGTGCTCAATTTTTACAAGGCGCCGAGCAATCCGACCGAACTCGAACCGCTGTTCGACTAGATCGTTTGTCGATTCAATCCACGAATTCAATATCACAGTCCCTTGGAGCATCCCTCATGAACAAGACCGCGAATTTCGAGAGTTACCACATCCGCAAGTGGTACACGCAAATTGAAGACTCACTGGCGAACGAAACTGGTGAACTTGCCGACGGCGAGCCGTTGCGCAAAATCGTGATCGCCGCCGCCTTGCATAACCCGTACGCGGGTCGCTTCAGCCGTGACCTCGACGACCTGGTGAAGCCGTCACCGGCGCTCGGCGAGGAATTCGCGCGACGTATCAAGGAGTTGATCGGCGACGGAAAAATCGAGAGTTATGGCAAGGCGTGCCTGGTCGGTGCCGACGGTGAATACGAGCACGGCAATGCATTTCTGACGTCGATTTTTGCCGAACCCATTCGGGCCGCATTGGGCGGCGGCAAGTCCTGGGTTCCTTCGAGCGGCAAACGCGGCCCGATCAATACCGTGATCGATGTGCCGTTGGCCCATAAGGACGCCCTGTACGTTCGCTCGCACTACGACACCGTGACCTGCCTGTTTCCCGATGCACCCAATGCCGACGAAGTGCTGGTGATTTTCGCCTTCGCCACGCGTGGGCGATTGCATGCGCGGCTCGGCGGTCTCAAAGCCAGCGAGATCGTCGGCAACGACGGGCTGGTCTAACTTGACAGGCAAAGCGAAGGGCGAGCGATGAATATGTCTGCCGCGCAGGAAGGCTGGATCCAAAGCGATGGGCTTCGACTGCGCTACGTAAGCTGGGGCGACGACGATGCGCCACCGGTGGTGATGTTGCACGGCCTGCGTAGTTACGCTCACACGTGGGAGCCGGTCGCACAGGCGTTGGTCGATCGCTACCGGATCATTGCCCTGGATCAGCGTGGCCGAGGCCAGAGCGATTGGGATCCGAAACGCGATTACTACGCGAGTGCCTATGTGCGCGATCTTGGTGAGCTAATCGACACGCTCGCTCTGCGCCGGTTCGTGCTGGTCGGGCATTCGATGGGAGGGGCAAACGCATTTGTCTACGCCGCTGCCAACCCGAACCGGCTCGCGGGCCTCGTCATCGAGGATATGGGACCGGGGGCGTCGGCGAGTTCGCAGGGATCCGAGCGCATCAAGCGCGAGCTCAAGGCGACTCCGGATGCTTTCGACACCTGGGCGCAGGCGAGGGCTTTCTGGCGGCGTCAGCGCCCGAATATTTCGGAGATTGCCCTGCAATCGCGGGTCGAGCACTCGCTGAAGGACGGTGCAGACGGCCGCGTCGTTTGGCGCCACGATGCCGCCGGCATCGCGGCGGCCAGGCTGGCCGCCACACCCGCGCAGTTGGTGGATCTCTGGCCAATCGTCGCGGCGCTGCAAACTCCGACGCTAGTCATACGCGGCCAGGAGTCCGACTTCTTATCCGAGGCGGTCGCCCTGGAAATGGAGCTGGTCAATCCGCAGATCTGCGCGATCAGCATTCCAGGCGCAACACATTATGTCCATGACGACCAACTGGATGCGTTCAACCTGAAATTGCGGCACTGGCTCGACCATCTGGATGATGCCGCCTGGCGTAACGGGAACTGACACGTGGCGACAAACGAATCAAACAGGACGTCGGTCGCCATTGTCGGTGCCGGACCCAACGGCGTGGCAATGGCAAATATGTTGGGTCTCTACGGTATCGACACCGTGATCGTTGAAAAGACCGCTCAGATCGTTGAATTTCCTCGTGCGGTCGGGATCGACGACGAGGCGCTTCGACTGTTTCAGACCGCCGGTCTCACCGACGAGTTGAGCCGAGACATCATCCAGAACGTACCGCTGCGGATGTTCAAGGCCAACGGCACATGCTTTGCCGACATTCGGCCATCGGTCCGCGAATTCGGCTGGTGGCGCCGCAATATATTCATGCAGCAACTGGCCGAGAAGACCCTGCGTGAGGGGTTGACACGCTACCCGCACGTATCGCTTCGCACCAGCGAGGAAGTCGTCGAGCTGACGCAGGACGAGCAAGGGGTGACGTTGCGGGTGCGTCGCGGCGACGGTCAACTCTACACCTTGGAGGCGGACTACGTGATTGCCGCCGATGGCGGCCGCAGTTCGGTGCGGCAGATGCTCGGCGTGAAGTTGGATGGCAAGACACATCCGATCAAATGGGTGGTCACCGACGTCAAAAACGCGGATCTCGAGCAACCGTGCACGGCGCTCGTGTGCGATCCTCGCCGCCCGAGCGTGTGCGTCTATCTGCCGTTCAATTACCGGCGTTGGGAGTTCCTCGTTTTCCCGCACGAAAACGAAGAGGAAATCGTCAAGCCCCAGACGATCAAGCGGCTAATCGCGCCGTACGTTCGAAACGTCGATGCCATCGAACTGGTGCGGGTCCGCACTTATACGCACCATTCCCGGGTAGCCGAGCGCTTCCTGGTCGGACGGGTGGCACTGATCGGCGACGCGGCCCATTTGACCCCGCCGTGGGTCGGCCAGGGATTGAACGCCGGCTTGCGCGACGTGGGTAACCTGGCCTGGAAGCTGGCGGGCGTCATCAAGGGTGCGTTCAACGCGGACGTTCTCAAGACGTATGAATCCGAGCGCCGCGACCACGCCAAGGCCATGATCGATCTGGCCGACACCTTCGGTGCGATGCTGATGCCGACGAGCCGGACGGTGGCATTTTTGCGCGACGCCTTCTTCAGTCTCGCGCGTTGCGCCCCCGGACTGCGCAACTATGTCCTGCAAATGCGTTTCAAGCCGATGCCCAGCTATACGAATGGCTTGGTGCTGAGTGGGCCATCGACTGCAATTGGCAAGATGATCGTGCAGCCCGACGTTGAGACATCGGATGGACTTCGCCGGAAACTCGACGATGTCATGGGGCCATGGTTTTCGATTATCGGCTGGCGGTGCGATCCGCAGGCAGTCCTCAGTCCGGAGGACCGCGCGTACTGGGTTTCGATGGGCGCCAAATTTGTGCAAATCAATCGCTCTCGCAGCGGGATGTCCCGGCAGGGGCGCGTGTCCAGCGACTACGGCACGGAGTGCGTCGAGGATGTCGACAACACCCTGGCCGAGTGGTTTGAGAAGCACCCTGGCCGGCTCGTGCTCGTGCGACCCGATCGTTACGTGGCCGCACAGACCGACGACGCCGGGCTCGCCGAGATGACGCGCCGCTTCCAGGCATTCTCATCAAAGCAACAGGAGACAGAACATGTTTGTTGAGCAGCGGATATATACGCTCGTGCCGGGTGGTGTCTCGCAATACCTGCGGCTTTATGCCGAGTTTGGCCAGGGTCCGCAAGAGCGGGCCTTGGGGAAAATGCTGGGGTGCTTTACCACCGAGATTGGGCCACTCAACCAACTGATCTATCTGTGGCCGTTCGCGTCTCTCGACGAGCGTGCGCGTCGGCGCGCGGCATTGATGTCCGACCCCGAGTTCGCGGAATTTCGCGGCAAAGTTCGCCATCTGCTCGTCAAGCAGGAAAACCTGATTCTGCGCGAGGAGATCGGTGGGACGCGGGCCGGTTCATAGGCTCGCGAGATCGCAAAGACAAAATCGCCGATGGCGCTTTTCGGCGAGTCAGCGTGGCCAGGCGCAACAACCGATGACCGAGGTATCCATTTTGACAAATCTCTCCCCACTCGCTGCCGAATCGACGAACTCGCCCGCGGCAACCTACGCCGACCTTCACCTATACATCGATGGTGAGTTCATTGGCGTACAACAGCGTCGTACTCTGTCCGTCGTCGATCCCGGCACCGGGCAAGCCATCGGCGAGCTGCCGTTTGCCGATGCCTCCGATATCGCGCGCGCGGTGGACGCAGCGCATCGCGCGTTTGGCGTCTGGAAGCGCGAATCACCGCTCGTTCGCTCCGACATTCTGAGAAAGGCGGCAGCGTTGATTCGTGAGCGCGCGCACGAGATCGGGTGCCATATCACCATGGATCAGGGCAAGCCGCTGCATGAGGCTGTTGCCGAAGTCATTTCCTCTGCGGAGCATCTCGAGTGGCATGCCGAGGAAGGCCGGCGCATTTACGGCCGGGTCATACCCGCCAGATCGCCGGATGTTCAGCAGACGGTGCTGCGCGAGCCGATCGGTGTATGCGCGGCTTTCTCGCCGTGGAATTTCCCCTTCAATCAGGCGCTGCGCAAGCTTGCCGCGGCGCTGGCCGCGGGGTGTACCGTGGTGCTCAAGGGGCCTGAGGAATCGCCCAGCGCGATCGTTGCGCTGGCACGCATATTCCACGACAGCGGGCTGCCGCCGGGGTGCCTGAATATCGTCTGGGGCGTCCCCAGCGAGGTCTCCGCGCAACTGATCGAATCCCCTTTGGTACGCAAGATCTCTTTTACCGGTTCGGTGCCGGTCGGCAAGCATCTGGCGGCGCTGGCGGGTGCGCAAATGAAGCGCATGACCATGGAGCTGGGTGGGCATGCGCCGGTCATCGTATGCAACGATGCGGACGTCGAGCGTGCCGCGACGATGCTTGCCTCCTATAAATTCCGCAACGCCGGGCAGGTCTGCGTTTCCCCGACGCGATTCTTCGTCCAGCGCGGTGTCTACGAACGTTTCATTGACCGATATCTCGACGAGGTCAAGAAGATCCGCGTCGGCTACGGACTTGAGCGCGGTGTCACGATGGGCCCGCTGGCGCATGGTCGACGGGTCGCGGAAATCGAAAACTTCGTTGTAGATGCCAAGGAGCACGGGGCGGAAATCGCGCTGGGGGGCGCGCGCATTTACCCGGCAGGGAATTACTTCGCGCCGACGGTCGTGCTCGCGCCATCGAACCAGACACGCCTGATGAACGAAGAGCCGTTCGGGCCGATCGTCGGGATCGTGCCGTTCGATGAACTCGATGCAGTGCTTGCCGAGGCCAACCGGCTGCCGTTTGGCCTGGCGTCATATGTCTTCACCACGTCGATTCACAATGCCCATCGCATCAGCCGCGAACTGGAGGCCGGCATGGTCAATATCAATCACTTCGGCATGGGCCCGGCGGAGATTCCGTTCGGTGGTGTCAAGGACAGCGGCTTCGGCAGCGAAGGCGGTACGGAAAGTTTCGATGGATATCTGGTGACCAAGTTTGTCACGCAACTGAACTGATCGATAAACATGAATATCAAGGATGCAGAGCTGCTCAAATCGCGGTGCTATATCAATGGTCGCTGGCTCGATGCCGACGATGGCTCCACCATTACGGTGACAAATCCCGCCGATGGCCGCGCACTCGGCACCGTGCCGAAAATGGGGGCGAAGGAGACACGGCGGGCCGTCGAGGCGGCTCACGGCGCCTTTGCAACATGGCGCGAACTGACGGCCGAGACGCGCGCAAAGTACTTGCGCCGCTGGTTCGACCTGATTCTCACCCACCAGGAAGATTTGGCTCTGATCATGACGCTCGAGCAGGGCAAGCCCCTGGCCGAAGCGCGAGGTGAGATTGCCTATGCGGCGTCATACATCGAATGGTTCGCGGAGGAAGGTCGGCGGCTGTATGGCGACGTTGTCCCCTCGCCATGGAGTGACAAACGCATTGTCGTGCTCAAGGAGCCGGTTGGCGTATGCGCGGCCATCACGCCGTGGAATTTCCCGGCGGCGATGATCACGCGAAAAGTCGCGCCCGCGCTGGCCGCGGGGTGCACGGTCGTGGTCAAGCCGGCGTCTCAGACACCGCTGTCTGCGCTGGCGTTGGCCGAACTCGCCCAGCGAGCCGGCATACCCGATGGCGTGATCAATGTCGTGACGGGCAACGCTTCGGCGGTTGGAGGCGAACTGAGCGCCAATCCGCTCGTGCACAAGCTTTCGTTTACCGGCTCGACGGAGGTTGGCCGCACGCTTGCCGCGCAATGCGCCCCTACGCTCAAGAAGCTGTCGATGGAGCTCGGCGGCAACGCACCGTTTATCGTCTTCGATGACGCGGATCTGGACGCCGCGGTCGAAGGCGCCATGGCGTCCAAGTACCGCAATTCCGGGCAAACCTGTGTTTGCGCCAACCGCTTTCTCGTACAGGACGCCGTCTACGACGAGTTTGCGGAAAAGCTCGCTGCCGCCGTGTCGCGACTGCGCGTCGGTAATGGCATAAATCCCGATGTTACGCAGGGCCCGCTGATTGACGCCGCGGCGCTCGCGAAAGTTGAAGAGTTGGTGGGCGATGCGCTTGCCAAAGGCGCGCGGCTTGTGACTGGCGGCCAACGGCACGCGCAGGGCGGAACGTTTTATGAGCCGACCGTGTTGCGTGACGTCGGTGCGGACATGAAGATTGCCCGCGAGGAAATTTTCGGGCCGGTGGCACCGTTGTTTCGATTCGCGACCGATGCCGAAGCCGTCTCCATCGCCAACGCGACGGAGTATGGGCTCGCCGCCTACTTCTTTGCCAACGACATCCGGCGAATCTGGCGTGTGGCGGAGAAAATCGAGTACGGCATGGTGGGGATCAATACAGGGTTGCTCAGTACCGCGGTGGCGCCATTTGGCGGCGTCAAGCAATCCGGCATGGGGCGTGAAGGCTCCAAGTACGGCATCGAGGACTACGTCCACACCAAATATCTGTGCCTGGGCGGGATTTGACCGCTTGGACGGATCAGAGACGACCGCTTCGGCGAGCGGTCGTCAGTCATCGGTGTCGGGTCGACCGCTCAGATCGCCTGGCCGATCCGGGTTGCCGCATCGACCAATAGCTTGCCGAGCACGGCTTGGTCGAAGAGCGCGAAATGTTCGTCGCGAAAGACCAGAGACAGGCTACTGTTGACTTCGCCATTGCTGGCCGCGCAAATGGGTGCCGCGATACCGACGAATCCGCGATCGAGTTCACCCCGGGAGATCCAGTAGCCGATGGTGGCGATTCGTTGGCAATGGCGCCAGAACGTCGGCCAGTCGTCGAACTCCCCCATCTCCGCGCGATGCCTGTCATGCAGCCGCTTGAGGCGCGCACGCGACATCGATGCCACGATGACCTTGGACGACGCGCCCTGGAACAACGGCATGACACGCCCTCGGCCGAATCCCAGCTGCAGGTTCTCCGCCCCAATTTCATGCAGCACATTGATGATTTGCTCGTCATATAGCGTCGAGATCAACGCGTCGCCCCCAGTCACCTGCGTCAGCTTTTCGGTGACAGTCTCCGCCGCCTTCAACATCGGGTCCGATTGCCGCATGTTGTAGTCGAGGTGGATGATCCGCGGCCCGAGGGTGTAAGCCCCGTTGTTGCTCACCAACAATCCGACCGAGGCCAACTCCTTCACATAACGGTAGCAGGTGGTTCGCGAGAATCCCATGTGCTCGGCGATTTCCTCGGCGGTCATGGATCTCTCGCTGGTCGAGAATATATCGAGAATCGAGAGCATTTTGGTGAGGCTGGACATAGCTTGATCCGTGACTCAAACGGGTTTGATAAAGGCTGAGGTCGGCTGGCGGTGGCGAGTTTTTCCTATTCTTTGCGCCAACCGGCAAGGTCACCGCCTGCTGCTACTCGACGCCGGCCGGCGCCTCCGACAGGGTTTCCCACTGACGTGCAAAAGCGATCGGATAAAAGCAAAAAATCCGAATGATGAGATTTTAATAAAAATTCGCCTCATAAGTACAGCAAATGGCAACTCGTTCAGTTTCTCCGCAACACGCCCAACCGGCTGTCGCCAGCGGCAACATTCTGAATGATCCCGGTGTCGACGGCCCAAAACGGACTCGGTGGATCGGCGAAATCCTTCGTTCTTATGAAATGCCAAATTAAAGGATTTTGGTTGCAATGTTAATCGGCTATCGGCGTGATAAATTATTTAAATCCCAAATTAAGGAATTATAGGGAATTCCCCTATGGGGAATTGCGATGCCTGCAACCTAAAATTTGTCATTGAATCAGCTCAGCGGCGACATCGTCACGTGCCGCGGGCTCGAATGCCTTCCTCCGTCGGTCCCTTGCCGTCATCGCGATGTCCATGACGAAGTAGCCGGTGGCCCTGTACGAATTTTTTCGATCATTCCCGTACGCAATGAGAAACACCTCTGACGGACTCAGCATCGCGCCTGGACGCGCTGCAACCCAAGGCCTGAATTCGCCGGCCGCGCTTGACAGAGCAGCCCTGCCGGATAGCGAGTACGACGTAGTCGTGGTAGGGGCGGGATTCGCCGGCCTCACGGCAGCCCGCGAATTGGGTTGCAGGGGCCTGCGCGTGGCAATTGTCGAGGCGCGTGACCGAATTGGCGGCCGGACTTTTGTTGCCGAACAGGATGGCCAGAAATATGAAATCGGCGGGACCTGGATCCACTGGGGCCAACCTTATGTGTGGAACGAAATCCATCGATACGGCCTCACCATCACCGAGTCATTGAGCGGTGCGGCCGACACAATGAGCATATTGAGCGCAGATGGCCTGGTGACCGATACGGCCGAGGCAATAGGGACGGATCTCGAGCAGATACTCACTGCGTACTGTGATATCGACGGGGCGCAGGGCCGGGTGGCGTTCGCGAACCCCCACGCAGCGTCGCCCGAGCTGCTGGCGAGCACGGATGCGCTTAGCCTGGCTGATCGCTTTGCGATGATTCCGGCGGCCGGGCGTCAGCGTGACCTGCTGCTGTCGTTCCTGACCATGAATGCCGCGACCGACCCAGCCAAGGGCGGCTTCCATGACCAGCTGCGCTGGTGGGCGCTCGGAGAATATTCGGCCGACTCGTTATTGAAACGATTGGGCCGCTACAAGATCGCCGAAGGAACATCCGCATTGGCGCTTGCGCTGCTCAAGGACGCGAACGCGGACCTGGCGCTTGGGCATCCGGTCTCGCAAATCAGCGTGGTCGACGGGGCGGTCCGAGTCCGAACCAAGGCAATGGAGATCCGTTGCAAGGCGGTCGTCGTCGCCGCGCCATTGAATGTACTCGGCGACATTGATTTCACATCCGGCGTGTCTCATGAGCGTCTGGCGGCGCAACGGGAGCGGCATGTCTGCGCCGGCACGAAATTCATCGCCCGGGTCGACCGCAGCGTCGGCGCGTGGGTGGGCTTTGCGCCATTCCCCAACCCATTGACGATGGTGGTGGCGGACCGCGAGGTCGGCGGCAAGTCCGTTCTGGTCGGCTTTGGTCCGGATGACAGTATCGATCTTGGTGATATCCGGTTGATCGAGAGTGAACTGAGGAAGTTTCTACCGGGGGTGGTTGTCGAGGAAGTGTTTGCACACGACTGGACAAACGATCCGTACGCCAAGGGCGGGTGGACGTGGTTCTCGCCGGGACAGACTTCCAGGGTACTGAACGAGCTGCAGACACCCGCGCCGCCGCTGTTCTTCGCCAACACCGACTGGGCAAGCGGGTGGCGAGGCTTTATCGACGGAGCCATCGAAGAGGGAATCCGTAGTGCGCGCGACCTCTTGTCGTATTTGCGCGCATCCCGCTGAGCTGCCCATTCCTGTGTCAGCACTGTCAACCAACTGTTGTGGAGAGTAAGAACCATGAATCTGAACGAAGCTATCGAGAAATTGCAGACGTTGTGCCGAGCCGGCGATGCGCGCGTTGTCTTCCAGGAGATGTTTGCCGAGGATGCCGCTGTCTCGGGAGAGGGAGCGCCCGGAATCACATCCGGCTCGGCATTGCTGCCGATATTGACGGAAATGCTGAAGACCACGCCGATGCTGTCGATTCGGGCTGTGAGTACCACCGAGCTCGGCGACGGCGCGGCCGCAACCTGGCTCGAGTGGACGTCGCCAAGGGCGGACCAGCCTGAGGAAACGATCGCATTTCGCTCGCTGACGGCCTGGCGCAAGCGCGGTGCGGCCTGGGTCATCGCGGCCGACATGTATGGGTTGGGGACCTTCGAGGCCGCGTGAGCGGATATCCATTCTTGACTGCATTGTAACGAGGAAGCCATGTCGGATTCACCCACGTCGCCAAGCGAACACACCGGCCTCAAGCGAGACACCATCGGGTGGTTCGGTATCTTCCTGATGGTGATCACGACGAATGGTCCGCTGACGTCCATGGGGGGTGGGGTTCCGGCAAGCATCTCGCTCGGCAACGGGATCGGATTGCCCGGCTCCTACGTCATCGTCTGTGTTGCATACCTGCTGTTTGCGGTCGGCTTTTGTGCGATGAGCCCCCATGTGAAGAACGGCGGAGCCTTCTACGCCTATATTACCAAGGGGCTTGGGACGATCCCCGGCGTGGGCGGAGCCTGCATCGCGGTGTTATCGTACGTCGCTGTGCTGCTGGCTTGCTACGCGATGCTCGGGCACTTTTTAAGCGTCGCATGCGCTCTGTTCGGCCTCGCCGTGCCGTGGTGGATCTGCGCTATCGTCGCGGCCGTCGCCGCGCATCTGTTGTGCGTGCGGGGTATCGAGTTCAGCGGGCGCCTGTTGCTCATTCTGATGCTCTCCGAGGTTGGCGTCATTCTCCTGGCCGACTTGCTGGAACTGCTGCGCGTGAGGCCCGCAGCTCAGGCGCTTTCGTTTCTGCCGTTTTCTCCCAGCATGGTATTCACGCAGGGCTTTGGCCCGTCGCTGATTTTCGTGGTTGCGTCTTTCATGGGTTTCGAGACGGCGGCCATCTATTCCCAGGAGGCTCGCGAGGCTCACCGCTCGGTACCGCGCGCGATGTACTTTTCCATCGTGTTCATCGGGGTCCTGTATGCGGGATCGATCTGGCTCATGCTGAATCACTTCGGGATTGCCGAGGCAGTGGGCGTGGCGTCGCGCGATCCAGGGGGGATGTGGCTGTCGATGTTTTCGGTCCTGGCCGGGCACACCGCTGCCAAGATCGGGTCCGTGCTGGTAATGACAAGTCTCTTCGCGGCCGTTCTGAGCTTTACGAATGTCGTGGCGAGATACTGGCATGCCCTGGCGGTCCGAGGGCTCGTATGGCGCGTGTTATCCCGCACCCATCCGCAGCGCCAATCACCGCACATCGCTTCGGCGGCCACCATGGGCATATCGGTGGTTTTGATACTGCTTTGCGCGAAGGCCGGACTGGACCCGATGCTTCAGGTGCTGCCATGGGCGAGTGTCCCGTCGGCCGTTGGCGTGCTCTCCTGCCAGGTGCTGGCTGCAGTCGCCGTGGTGGTGTTTTTCAGAAGAAATCGGACGGGCGTGTCACTCTGGCGCTCGCTGTTCGCGCCTGCCATCAGCGCGGCCGTCTTGCTGTTCTTCCTCTGGGAGATGATTATTCACGTCGAACTCCTGTCCGGCCTGTCCGCCGCGCTGAGTTACTCCCTTGCGCTGAGTGTCTTGCTGGCCGGCTTTCTCGCGTCGTGCTATGCCACAGACCTGCGCCGCCGGTCCCCGACGAGGTACGCGCAGCTGTCGGATCTTGTTCGCCTGCCGTAACTGCGGTTACGGCGGCAACCATGCACGGCGCTCAAAGGCGTGCATGCGCACGTTCCGCGCCACGCCTGTTTGGGTGCACCGGCCATTGACGCGGTCGGTTGTATCGAGCCCAGACCGTATCTTCATGGCCAGGCGTTCGCCGGCTTTCCATCGGTACTGAGTCGAGACCAAGAAATACAAAGGGCTGTTCCGACACTCCCCGGTGCGTCCGTGTCTGCGTCCGCTTGGCGGTGAGTGCCCGTGGCTTGGGGTTCCGGCCGGCAGCCGCTTTGTCGCGATCACCCGTACCGGACCGAATCATTGGCCGGCGCGGCGCCCCCCTGCGAGCTGGGTCGACATGACCGCTGGTGTGATTCTGCGCGATTACTAAAGTCCCAAATTTGCCGGCTATTATCTCAAAATATTCGGAATCTATAGGGTCAATAAATTATTTAAATCCCAAATTGCGGAATTATAGGGAATTTACCTATGGGATGGCCTACCGTCGGCAATCTAGAATTCGCCATCGGATCGAGCCCGCCGAGAGACGCTTCCCAATCTCCTGCGGGCTTGGGCATCCGCATCCATTGGTGTCTCGCAGCCATAGGGATGGGCAAGGCGGAAATGCTGTTGGGTTTGTGTGTTTTTGGAATGAGCGCCGTACGCAATGAGAAAAGTGTGTGACGGAACGTGCGGCGAACTGACAGGCGTGAGCAAAGTGCTAATTTGGGTTAAGCGATTCCGGGGTCATGACTCGATACTCTCACCACGGTTGGGACCTGCCGCAAATAGCCGGTTTGCGATAGTTGCCGCGATTTGCGCGGTCCCGCACCTTTGACCCACTGGAGACAACAATGAGTTATGAAAATTCGCGCTTCTGGCACCCGATGATGCACCCGGCTGCAATGAAGCAACGCAAGCCGCTGCGAATCGTACGTGGTGAAGGCTCTTACGTATTCGACGATGCCGGGAGCAAGTTCGTGGACGGTGTCGGCGGACTGTGGAATGTGAACGTTGGCCACAATCGCCCGGAGGTCAAGGCGGCGATCGTCAAGCAGCTCGATCAGCTGGAATATTTCCAGCTCTTCGATGGCGTGTCGAACCCGCGTGCGGAGGAGCTATCGGCTCGCCTGATCGACGTCCTGGCGCCGGAAGACATGCAACGGGTTGTGTTCAGCTCGAACGGCTCCGACGCGACGGAAACGGCGTTGAAGCTGGCGCGGCAGTATTGGAAAGTGATGGGGCAGAAGGATCGCACCAAATTCATCTCGCTCAAGGAAGGCTATCACGGCAGTCACTTCGGCAGCGCCGCGGTCAACGGCAACATGGTCTTTCGCCGCAACTACGAGCCCGTAATGCCCGGCTGCTCGCATGTGCAGAATCCGTGGGTCTACCGCAATCCCTTCACGCATGATCCTGAGCAGCTGGCGGTGCTGTGCGCGCAACTGCTCGAGCGCGAGATTGAGTTCC
It contains:
- a CDS encoding IclR family transcriptional regulator, which produces MSSLTKMLSILDIFSTSERSMTAEEIAEHMGFSRTTCYRYVKELASVGLLVSNNGAYTLGPRIIHLDYNMRQSDPMLKAAETVTEKLTQVTGGDALISTLYDEQIINVLHEIGAENLQLGFGRGRVMPLFQGASSKVIVASMSRARLKRLHDRHRAEMGEFDDWPTFWRHCQRIATIGYWISRGELDRGFVGIAAPICAASNGEVNSSLSLVFRDEHFALFDQAVLGKLLVDAATRIGQAI
- a CDS encoding flavin monoamine oxidase family protein, which produces MRNTSDGLSIAPGRAATQGLNSPAALDRAALPDSEYDVVVVGAGFAGLTAARELGCRGLRVAIVEARDRIGGRTFVAEQDGQKYEIGGTWIHWGQPYVWNEIHRYGLTITESLSGAADTMSILSADGLVTDTAEAIGTDLEQILTAYCDIDGAQGRVAFANPHAASPELLASTDALSLADRFAMIPAAGRQRDLLLSFLTMNAATDPAKGGFHDQLRWWALGEYSADSLLKRLGRYKIAEGTSALALALLKDANADLALGHPVSQISVVDGAVRVRTKAMEIRCKAVVVAAPLNVLGDIDFTSGVSHERLAAQRERHVCAGTKFIARVDRSVGAWVGFAPFPNPLTMVVADREVGGKSVLVGFGPDDSIDLGDIRLIESELRKFLPGVVVEEVFAHDWTNDPYAKGGWTWFSPGQTSRVLNELQTPAPPLFFANTDWASGWRGFIDGAIEEGIRSARDLLSYLRASR
- a CDS encoding DUF4440 domain-containing protein; translation: MNLNEAIEKLQTLCRAGDARVVFQEMFAEDAAVSGEGAPGITSGSALLPILTEMLKTTPMLSIRAVSTTELGDGAAATWLEWTSPRADQPEETIAFRSLTAWRKRGAAWVIAADMYGLGTFEAA
- a CDS encoding APC family permease, producing MVITTNGPLTSMGGGVPASISLGNGIGLPGSYVIVCVAYLLFAVGFCAMSPHVKNGGAFYAYITKGLGTIPGVGGACIAVLSYVAVLLACYAMLGHFLSVACALFGLAVPWWICAIVAAVAAHLLCVRGIEFSGRLLLILMLSEVGVILLADLLELLRVRPAAQALSFLPFSPSMVFTQGFGPSLIFVVASFMGFETAAIYSQEAREAHRSVPRAMYFSIVFIGVLYAGSIWLMLNHFGIAEAVGVASRDPGGMWLSMFSVLAGHTAAKIGSVLVMTSLFAAVLSFTNVVARYWHALAVRGLVWRVLSRTHPQRQSPHIASAATMGISVVLILLCAKAGLDPMLQVLPWASVPSAVGVLSCQVLAAVAVVVFFRRNRTGVSLWRSLFAPAISAAVLLFFLWEMIIHVELLSGLSAALSYSLALSVLLAGFLASCYATDLRRRSPTRYAQLSDLVRLP